Genomic DNA from Lagenorhynchus albirostris chromosome 20, mLagAlb1.1, whole genome shotgun sequence:
TTGGGGGAATCCATCTTCGCCGCTACCGTAGCTGAGAAGGAGCGGGCAGGGTTCTCTCTCCAGAGTTTTGTTTTACCCTCACTTTCCTGAAACACAGCAGCCCTGCAAAGCAGATGGGCGGGGCCTACTCACGATGGTGTCACACCAGAACTCGGCCACCTCGCTGAACCGCATGGACGTCAGCAGGATCTCCCAGACCTCCAGCTTGAACATGTTCCCGATGATGATGTGCATGGGATGGCCCACCTGCTTGCTGTCATCTATCACCGTCCGCTCATCATCACATTTCAGGGTTCGGAAATGAAAGGTCACCTGGTCACCAAGAGAGCAGACCCTGGTCTAGACATACCTCCCCGAGGCCCAGCAGAAGACATCCCCTATCACCGGCTCCCTGGGCTGTCCTCTCCCAACCCCAAGCAGACCTTAGAGCATCCGCCCCCCCAGCCTGCACTCCCCGACTCCCTCCTAAAGGACCCCATCCCACGCTCGACAGCTCTGCAGGTCAGGAAGTCCTGCCTTAAACACGCCCTAGATCTGAGGCCACAGACCCAGACACATCCATCATCCGTCTAGGAGCCCACCAGAGATCCCCGGACAAACACCCTGAGCCCTGAaggcccttccttctccctcagcATCTGGGACTTCAGAAAATTCCCAAAGCCCCACCCGCATTCCACGCTGAAGTTTAATTTGcaaagtatcaaaaaaaaaacccgtgAATGGGCACCACTTCAGAGCTACCCAGATGCCTGGGGCAGAGGCAAGGGGAGGGGCGGTTGATAATTCCAGCAAGGACCTCCTGGCCATTTGTTGGCAAAGCTGACGAAGGCTGTTTGCAGTGCCCTGTGGCCAAGCTGGAATGCAGAAGGCTGCCATGGGGGCTTTTCACTGGTCTGGGGGGCGGGCCCCACTCACTCGGGCTCCGGTGATGAAGTTTGGGAGCTCCCCCGTGCCCCCATGCAGAATGGTTTTCTTGATCCCTTCCACGTTGAGGAGCAGAGCGGCATCCATGGCTCCAGGTGCAGGGTGATGTCCAGCCCAGCTGAGATAATCTGCCTAGAGGAAGGCACTTAGGTGGCTGAGCGGGGTAagggcgcggggcgggggggggggggggggggggggagcggggGTTGGGTATGAATGAAAGGAATAAGGTGGAGCCACTCCCGGCAGCCTGGCCGCCGTCCCATCCTCTGCTTCTAGCAGTGACGCAGGGACCCTGCCTGACATCCACTGTTACTGCCTCAGCTTCTGTTCCATCCCACCCTAAGAAGGAGGGAAGACAGCTGGAGCTTTCTTAAAGAAGacaggaggggacttccctggtggtccggtggttaagactccacgttcccaatgcagggggcctgggttcgatccctggtctgggaacgaGGTCACGCACACCGCAGAGAACATCCCACACGCGGCAACAAAGgtccgagtgctgcaactaagaccccgtgcagacaaataaataaatattaaaagaaaaaaagaagaagacagggGATCAGGAGTGATCAGCAGCAGAGAGGACTCAGGCcactgaaggaggaaaggagggggcaCTGCAAGCCCCCTTTGCCCTGCCTGGTCCTGGGGCGTTGGTTCTGGTCTCAGACTCTTTGTCCCTTTGGAGCCCTGGCCGGGGTGCAGTCCCGCTTCCCTCTTTCCTATGTCCCGCTATCTCCTCCCCAAGATCTGCCCGCAACCTGGCTTGGGAGAGCACTAAGACGGAGTAAGAGAAGGGGAGCAGGTTTGGAGAAAGCTGAGGAACCCCCACCAGCCCTGCTCCTGTCTCCCCTACAAGGTCTGGCTGAGGACAGTGAGCTCTCCCGTCCCCTTTGCAGGGTCTCATCCCTGTGCCCTGGCCCCCCGGGCAGAGCTTATTCTGGGCATTTGGggtttaaaagtgaaaaatgatgTGAAGACGTGGTGTTTGGCGCCACCTTGTGGCCAATTGAAGTTCTCATGCCTGGTCTGCGCCAGGCCTTGAGAGGCTATGTTACAGGGAGCAGGGACACAGGACCCTGccacagggagagaagagaacaCGGCACCAGGAGCCCAAGAGAGCTGTGTTCAAAGGGCTGATCCCACCTCTTATTTCCTGACCTTGTGGCTTTGGGTATCTCCCACCCTATCTCTATTTTCCCAACTGCAATGGGAAAATCgacctctcctgcctccctctctatGAAATTGAGAAGCTTCCCTGAAAAGTGAGTGGGACCCCAAAACCCAGCATCCCTAAAAGTTTTGACTCCCGTGAGGAACCATTGGCATACAGCAGGGCCAAGCCTGGGCCAACTGGTCTGGGTCACAAACCCAGACTGGAGCAGCCCAATCACCCCTCCAGGACCCCTCCCTGAGTGCTCAGAACCTCCCCCACTGTGGGCCCAGCTCCATCTCTCTGAGGACAGGGGATAAGGTGGAGGGGGGTTGCAGAGGtccttcttttctgttccattcttTCTGCAGCCACATAGCAACCTAGAGCAGTCTGCATGCGTAGGAGGCAAGATggtaaaactacaaagaaaaatcagagagatTCCCATAAAAGTCAAGGGAGGGGGCGACACAGAGCAGGGGCAGTGGTTGCTTCTGGGGTCCTGGCaatattctgtttcttcaccCAGGTGATGGTTACATGGGTGTTGGCTTTATAAGTATTCATGCTACTAGCCTTTACGTTTTAGGCATTTTTCTGTCCATGATGTCATTCACAATGGAAGAAAAAGTTCTAGCTGGGTCTCACATTGCTCAAAACTCTCCCTCTGTTTCAATTGCTTCCCTTTGCAGAGAGTCGAAAGGCacacctggggacttccctgcggtccagtggttaggaccccacgCTCCCactgtaggggacgtgggttcaatccctggtcagggatataagatcccgcatgccacatggtgtggccgaaaaaaaaaagaaagaaaggcgcACATGGATTGCAGAAATACCTAGAGGTTGAACTGACAAATTTGGCCTATGGTTGGCGAGGGTGAGGGATACAAGCAGAAGGGGGTGTTGAAGCTGATGCCGGAAGTTTCAGTTTCACTGCTGAGAAAAATGAGGTGCTCAGGCCACAGCCTCTAGAGGGAGCCCCAGCTACTGTTTGGCCCACAAAATAACTTCCTaatggacttcataaaaatgCAACTCTAATAACCTCAGTCCCCTCTGAAAATTCAACAAAGGCTTCCCACCACCATCAGGATAAATTCTAAGCTCTTTCCCTGGCTGATGGGGTCCTTCAAGCCCTGCCTCTTGCCATCCGGCTCCTGGCCTCTCCATCTCGCTCAGGCTTCCTCTGCTCCTGGAACTTGATGGAGATCAGCCTTTGCAGATCCCTCTACTGGAAATCCTCTTCGGCTTTGTCTCCCTAACTCATCAGCTAAAGCATCATATGCTAAGGGAGGCCTGCCCCGACCCCCCAGCTCCAGTGGGTCCCCCATTCCTTTTACACCCTCTCATCATCCCCTAGCACCTCACATTCATGACATTTTGCACAGTTTAATGTCTGCTTCTTCCATCACACGGGCACTTCCATGAGGTCAGGGTAACTGGTGGAAGTTTTCCGTTGGACAGGGAGCcttcagggcagggcagggctggagctccttctccttctccaaccccctccccaaCAGAGGCAAGGATGGAGCTGGACCCAGAAAGCCTCAGCCTGGAACCACGGACTGGTTTTTCCTCCTTACAAGGAGGGCCAGGAGCCCCTGTACCCACCACCTCTCCGCTGGGAGCCTGCTGGCCTCCGTACATTTTCCTTCCCACCACCTTGCTCCACCCTCCACAGGAGGCCAATAGAGAGGCTCCTCATTCAGAAGAAAttgtttcttcctcctcttgttgCCATGGAGACCATTCTCCTTCACCTGCCCTTCCAGTCACGGAGCTGAGGGGGGCGGGCTGAAAGCTTCAAGCAGGGAGGGCCTCAGCGTGCGTTCAGCCCCTCGTTCCTGAGGCTTGATGAGGCCGTGGAATCTAAGTTTAAGAATTCAGGTTTCAGAGTCAGACCTTCAGGGTTTAAGTTCCAGCTCCTGCTCTCTGTTCCATCTTGGGCGAGACACCTCACCCgtctgaatctcagttttgtcatctgtaatgggaataaaaatagtaCCTGCTTCATAgcgttgctgtgaggattaaggaagatgaaagaaaggaaatgcacTTAGCAGACACACGGTAAGGGCTTCACACATATAAGCTATCGTATAGATGCCCGTGACGTACGAGCCAGGCACTACGACAGGCAGACAGGCACGGATGGGCAATGGCAGCACGACGACCATTTGGGAGGATTTGTTTCTACATGTGTCATCTTCCCTGAGTCTTTCCCACATGTTCAACTTAGTTTCCAGAAAAATGATAACTcctgcttccccccccccccatatTTCATTGGTAGAGGACACGAAGTAAATTCCCTAATTACAATAATAAATCCAACAAGCATATAAGAAGTGTGGGAACGCACACTTCCGACGCTTGGGAAACAACTCGGCTAGGGGAAGAAGTTGAGCAGGCAACACCGAGCAGCGTTTTTCAAACCGCAGCTCACAACGCTTAGAGAGCCATTGTAACATAAACTTAGCGAGCTGTCACcgcgactttttttttttaatgaaatagaaaatatgtcaaAGCACCTCACACATAGTCAAGTATTGTTTCAGGAAACTTTTGTTTTAgttacacatatgtgtgtgtgctgggggtcTCACCTGGGTCCTGGGCCCCCAAACATGATGTTCCTTGTGCAAGAAGAAcacctcctcccctgcctcccacttccccacatacacactcaaacacacacaaacacacacattctttGCTTGGTGAACTCATTTTCTAGGTCTCAGCTTTAAGTGACATAATTTTGGTGTCATAATTTTCTTTGATGAATCGATTACtggttatttaatttattcatgtcCGTTTCTCCCCACACACTAGATCTGAGCTCCTGGAGGTAAGGAATGCATCCGTTTTATCGACCTTTGTGGACCATTGTTAGCACAGTGCTGAATCTATCAAGATACAAGTAGGTATTTGGAAAGACACATGCGGGGacatggggaaggaggagaaggggggcTGGGAGAGACCAGGGTTGGATACACCTGCCGGGGAGAGGTGCAGGCTGAGGAGATGCAGTGTGGGGCGCTGGTGAGGCTCATGGACCCTGGTCCCGGACTAAGTTTGAATCCTTGCTGCATACTAACCGGGGGAAATTGGGGCCCCTCCTGACCTCCCTAcacctccgtttcctcatctagtCCTTGGCTGCAATGAGGGGCTCATGAGTTCCTCCTGTAAAATGCTTGCAACACCAGTACCTGGTGTATAGTAAGTACCTCCTATTCATCGTTCTCCTCCCATGGGGAGGGTCCCTTCGCAAGGGTGTGGGTGAGATCACCCAGAGGTGAAGAATGGGGTTAAGGACTGAGCTTCAAGGTGCCCATCAGTCGAaactcggggtgggggggtggagggttTTAGGTGAGGACGGCAGCAAGGAAACGGAAGGGGGAGCATGGCCAGTGCTGCCTTGAGGTGGAGGGGGGACGGGGCTTTCTAAATGGTGGATTTTTAGTTTGGATgctaaagggagggagggagggaggcactcAGCTGGACAgaggggacggggcggggggggggcggcggggagcgtacttggaggaggaggggaggtgcACCCAATCTGTCCCCTCTTCCAGGATGGACTTTCCTGGGGGTCAACGCGGTGGCAAGTTTGAGGGACAGAGGGTCAGTCTCAGGAAGGCACAGGGTCACGAGGGAAGTTTGAAACAAAACTTCCACAGGAACCCAAGGCTCCGAgctcccccagcccaggctctTTCTGACAAAACCACTGAGACCTCCAAGCAGGATGGGAGGGGCCCCTAGGAGCTCGGGACCCCGCTTCCGCCCCGCCCGGTCAGACCAGCCAGAACACTTTGTAGTTAAGGAGGGAGCCCAGCGACCGGGGGCCGAGCTTCAGGAGGTGGCGCCGGGGCTGAGCTGGCGCGGGGGAAGGATTCCGCAGGCTGAGCGGGCGGGACCCGAGAATACAAAGAGGCCTCAACGCGCAGCTCCCGGCCCGCCAGACATACAGAGGCATGAATGGGGACGGCAGGGCCAATCCGAGAGCAAGATTCACAGCCGCGCGCGCAGGGGCCAATCGGATCCCCGACGAGGCAGCGAGGCAGGGACGGAGCCAATCAGCTGTGAGGACAGGGCCAGGGGGCGGATCCGCGCGGTGTTTCAAATCCTCTGGATGGGTGAGGAGCAGCTGTGCTCGGCGTCTGGTGAGCGTTGGGCGCTGTTGGGTGAGTGCGGGCCGGGGCGTGGTAGGGCCTCTGTTAAGAAGGGACGGGAGGGGGGACCTCCCGTTAGGACGGACACATGTGGGGCTTCTGGGTATAGCCGGATGGACATTGGGGTGTCTGGTCAGCCCGCCAGAGCGCGTTGGGTCAGGGCGAACCCGTGAAAGAGCCGCTGGTCCTGCCCTGGACCAAGTGCTGAGGCTCGGTGGCGGCCGGCCAGTCCTGACTGCCTCCCTCTCCGCCTGAGGCAGATAACGGAAAAGAGGCTGGGATGAAAAGACAGCTTGTTTCAGACACTAGCAGCACGGGACACATTGCTGACCGGGCTTGTTCAGCCTCTACCCTCTTCTGGTCCTCGCTgacccctcttccaggaagcatCCTCCTTCCTGCACCGACAGTTTCCAAGTGCCCCACCCCACGGGCCCCCATCGCATCTCTTCCCCCGGTACTCAGGGTGTCTTTGAAGCCTGGGAATGGGACAGTGGGGGGATGCCTTGCTGACCTCCCTTTGATCTCCTCTCCAGGGTCTGCTGGGCAGAACAGACTCTCGGCCGGGCAGATGGCTTCTCGGTGGCCGGCCGTGGGGGCCTCCATGCGTCGGAGGTCCCTACAGAACCAGGGGCAGCTGGAGGAGAGCGAGGCCCTACAGCCTGCAGTTGGCCACCCAGACACCTCCAGCGGGGCCCTGGACTCCCTGTGCAGACAGTTCCAAAGGAGGCTGCCCCTGAGAGCAGTCAGCCTCAACCTCAGGGCGGGCCCCTCCTGGAAGCCCCTGGAAACCCCACAGCCAGGACAGCAGGGCCTCCAGGCTGCAGCTCGCTCAGCTAAGAACGCCTTGGGTGCCGTGTCCCAGGTAATATCGAACATGTCCAGGTACGGAGGGCCTTCTTGATGCTGGATAATAGCTGCCCCCGAGGAGCCCCCAAGAATACAGACTCTGTGAAGACAGGGCCTTTGatttgttcattgctgtgtccccagcactccGAATAATTGCTGGCACGTAGCAGGTGCTCAACAGAtagctgaatgagtgaatgaaagcaGTGTTGTGAGGAAACAGAGCCTCATAAGACAAGATGATAGAGCTGTATTGTGATAGGAAATTGCATTCAAGGGGCTAATGGTGGGGGAACACCAAAAAGCAGCTTAGTCAGTgaaggcttcccggaggaggtgATTCCGTGGAATTCGCCCAGGAAAAGGGGGAAGTATGAGGAGTGTACAAGGCAGGTGAAATAGTCCAGACCCAGGGCTGAGGGAGGGCAAGATGCTGAAGAGAACTGGCAGGAACTTAGTCTATGTATGGCCGGAGGACAGAGCGCAGCGTGGGACGTGAGAGGGGCTCGGTGCGCCGAACATGTTTAGATGCTCCCAAGGGCGACTGGGAGCCCTGGGAACCAGCGGGAAGAATTTGCAACATGGTGGGAATTGGGTCCGATTAGCATATTAGAACTTGTTCTTTAGCTACTTGATGAAAAGGGGGTTAGAAGAAGATTCGCCTCTGAGGGGGTCTGGGGGTCTGGCCTTGCAGAGGAGTGAGCAACTTCAAGAACTGCTCAGAAGATAGCTTTGAGAGGATTTGGTATCAGATGAGAGGTGTGGGCAGGAAGAGGCCACGTGTGCTGGGGCTGACGGGTCCGTGGGCCTCCCAAGTGGCTGTGTCTCCAAACCTAGAGCCGGAGGTGTGGGGAGGTGTCACCTAGGAAGGACAGGAGCTGTGAGAGTGGACAGGCCTCCAAGGAGAGACCTGGGAGTGGGCAGGGCATCTCCTTGCTGAGTGGGAATCTGAAGGTTTGGGAGAGGGAAGCATTTCTGGACCCTCTGAGGAGAAGTCTCTGAGCCAAATGTCAGTCCCTGAGAAGGATCTCTGTGCAGCAATGTGGACGGTAGATTAGAGTGAGGGAGACCAGAAGCCGGCAGAGAAATTATTGCACGGTATCCTGTGGGTAGGCCTGCTCTCCTCTGGGCCTCCCCTTTGAGGCTGGGTCAGTCTGTCCCGAAAGAGGGTTTGGACTTAGACCAAATGTAGACTCCATGAGCCAGCGTGGTTCTGCTGCTGGCCACGCGCTCATCCCCGGGGGCCCTGAGCTGGGTCCTTGCCGTGGACCCATTCCACATGGACTCATCTGCAACCCTCACCTTGAGAGTAAAAGCTGCCCGGATTTGTAGGACCAGCTGGTGGGCCGAAATGTTGGGGGTATGGCCTGGGGACTCTGGGGTAGCTCACTCTTGGCTTGTCCGTGCTGACCTTTCCGTGTACCTGTCACAGAGAATCCAGGAGTCCTGCCAAAGTGGCACCAAGTGGCTGGTGGAAACCCAGGTGAAagccaggaggaggaagaggggggcaCAGAAGGGCAGTGGCCCCCCAGCTCGCAGCCCGAGCCACAGGAGCACCCGGCTATCAGTGGCCGCCCCTGCCCGCTCAACCCTGGACCCCCGGGAGAGGGCGAATCGCCGCCTCTCCACCCAGATGGGCCCGCATGCCCACCCTCGGCGGCGGTCCAGGAGGGAGGCTGCCTTCCGGAGCCCCTACTCCTCAGCAGAGCCCCTCTGCTCCCCCAGGTGCGTGCAGTAGTGCCTGCCCCGCAAACACTagctgggccctgggggctgCTGAGCCCCTCCCGGGGCTACCTGGAGCCAGGGACACCCTGAGCGGAGTCACATCCGTGACCTGGCCCAGCTCTGCGCCCTGCTGGTGGGGGATCTGGGGAGGTCCTTCAGGgtcttagtttccccatctgccaaAGGAAGAGGCGAGCTTAACTCTGGGAGTAGCACAGTCACCCAAGCCTCCTGGGGAGCCCAAAAGCAAGTTTTGAAGCCATCTGGAGGGCTGAGGCTCACCTGTCTACAAGATCACCTGCCCTTGACCTTGTGGGCCTTGATCCAGCTTTTCTGTGCCATCTGCTCCAAGCTGCTCTGATGTCACTTCCTGGAATGGGAGTCTACGGTGACACGTTCCCAGCCCGTGTGGGTCATCTGAGCCCATACACCAGGCCCGGTGCTGGATGGGAAGGGCTCCTGTCACAGGTTTCCGACTAATGACTGATATGTGTGGCTTTTCCTTCCGTTCAGCGAGTCTGACAGTGACCTAGAGCCCGTGGGGGCAGGCATCCAGCATCTCCAGAAGCTGTCCCAAGAGCTGGATGAGGCCATCATAGCCGAGGAGAGGTAAGCTGGCATACCGTGCTTCAGAGGGCCATGGCCGGGGGGGTCCGCCTTGAGCCAGCTCTgccctgctgtgtgaccctggtcGTCCCTCTCCCTATCTGAGCCTCTGTCTCCTCTGCAACATGCCTCGGTCTCCTCCTTGATGAAAGACCTAGATTGGGGTGGTGGTTAAGGACATACCCTGCATGTATGTGGCCGCCTGGGCCTTGGTCCCCCACATTTGTCCATCACATGTGGCCGGGTCCCTGGTTCCTGAAAGACCCGCCCTTCCTCTGCCACTCCCCGTGGCTCctctcggccctgcccgcccacggaACTGGGGAAAGCATCCTGGCTGCTGTGAAATGCCTGGTCTGTCTGCTTAGAACAGCGTCccgggggcagggcctgggcctggaGCTGCCCTAACTGGGGGCCGTTTGTACGTGGC
This window encodes:
- the PIMREG gene encoding protein PIMREG, with amino-acid sequence MASRWPAVGASMRRRSLQNQGQLEESEALQPAVGHPDTSSGALDSLCRQFQRRLPLRAVSLNLRAGPSWKPLETPQPGQQGLQAAARSAKNALGAVSQRIQESCQSGTKWLVETQVKARRRKRGAQKGSGPPARSPSHRSTRLSVAAPARSTLDPRERANRRLSTQMGPHAHPRRRSRREAAFRSPYSSAEPLCSPSESDSDLEPVGAGIQHLQKLSQELDEAIIAEESGDMTVSLIHD